Proteins encoded in a region of the Campylobacter concisus ATCC 51562 genome:
- a CDS encoding relaxase/mobilization nuclease domain-containing protein: MARRDWDAFFEELKAIRAGYTRTAKSEHKYVSFESGVGFSRSHIPFPKNNFAKQSVVKMISNLPKTSIKRCIDYALKNSLDGAAINEKGERVGSDEVLKDWGKDFGDNTNSKDAWHLIFSINEPCDDQQKLRALSESVHNVLGLNFSGHKYAFVLHTHQNNPHVHVVLNKRNSFTNKKIHFDSRSEIREFFDDVRTNFAYSLGARGLKYENKNFLQKDLKLEFNKVKSAVKLEADDYTAKDKINDYYSKMQDKNKQSYDATAGRIEAMNNELAALKKDNEELLRLFMLYTKKRNKRAYKLARELKESNRVIKEKSKAVLSEIDKINKISSQATQLNEMRLAHYKDHSAGLNLLENFSYNYNKIYPKNRGASKADVENYKKVRRAIAIHRGREDDAARKYFEDSLLVTRMLGRNESLFKLTAKLEILDKNLYVLQHSGIIGEEATAFEKRLKSNKEFIADICQKRFDYVGKKLLNSDKIDKDGFLFKEYFKGVSVLGVKPDDRLVKIKNEKRLYKDVLAERSGKTKTQGSRPADQNKFNNELGGRE, translated from the coding sequence TTGGCAAGACGCGATTGGGATGCGTTTTTCGAAGAACTAAAAGCTATCAGAGCCGGCTATACTCGTACGGCAAAATCGGAGCATAAATACGTTTCTTTTGAAAGCGGCGTAGGATTTTCTCGCTCGCATATTCCTTTTCCTAAAAATAACTTTGCCAAGCAATCAGTCGTAAAGATGATTTCAAATTTGCCTAAAACTTCCATCAAGCGTTGTATCGACTACGCTCTTAAAAACTCTCTCGACGGCGCGGCTATCAATGAAAAAGGGGAGAGAGTAGGCAGCGATGAAGTTTTAAAAGATTGGGGCAAGGATTTCGGCGATAATACAAACTCGAAGGACGCGTGGCATCTAATTTTTTCTATCAACGAGCCTTGCGACGATCAGCAAAAATTAAGAGCTTTGAGCGAGAGTGTACATAACGTATTAGGTCTAAATTTTAGCGGACACAAGTATGCTTTCGTGCTACACACCCATCAGAATAATCCGCACGTGCACGTGGTTTTAAATAAACGAAATAGCTTTACCAATAAAAAAATCCACTTTGATAGCAGAAGCGAAATCAGAGAGTTTTTTGACGACGTGCGGACGAATTTCGCTTACTCTCTCGGAGCTCGTGGGCTAAAATACGAGAATAAAAATTTCTTGCAAAAGGATTTAAAGCTCGAATTTAACAAAGTAAAATCCGCCGTGAAGCTGGAAGCGGACGACTATACGGCAAAAGATAAAATAAACGACTATTATTCAAAAATGCAGGATAAAAATAAGCAAAGCTATGACGCTACAGCAGGGCGAATTGAAGCTATGAATAACGAACTTGCCGCGCTTAAAAAAGATAATGAAGAGCTCTTACGGCTCTTTATGCTTTATACTAAAAAGCGAAATAAACGGGCGTATAAGCTCGCTCGTGAGTTAAAAGAAAGTAACCGAGTCATCAAAGAAAAGAGCAAGGCCGTGCTATCTGAAATCGACAAAATAAATAAAATTTCCAGTCAAGCTACGCAGCTTAACGAGATGCGATTGGCTCACTATAAAGACCACTCCGCAGGGCTAAATTTACTTGAAAATTTTAGCTACAACTACAATAAAATTTATCCGAAAAATAGGGGCGCGAGCAAGGCCGATGTCGAAAATTATAAAAAAGTGCGACGCGCTATCGCTATTCATCGCGGCCGCGAGGACGATGCGGCTAGGAAGTATTTCGAGGATAGCCTGCTAGTTACTCGCATGCTCGGGCGTAACGAAAGTCTTTTTAAATTAACCGCAAAGCTTGAAATTTTAGATAAAAACCTTTACGTCTTGCAGCACTCGGGCATAATCGGCGAAGAGGCTACCGCTTTTGAAAAAAGGCTAAAAAGCAATAAGGAATTTATCGCGGATATTTGTCAAAAACGCTTCGACTACGTCGGCAAAAAGCTTTTAAATAGCGATAAAATCGATAAGGACGGTTTTTTGTTCAAAGAATATTTTAAAGGCGTATCGGTGCTGGGCGTTAAGCCTGACGATCGTCTAGTAAAAATCAAAAACGAAAAGAGGCTTTATAAAGACGTCTTGGCTGAACGATCCGGTAAGACTAAAACTCAGGGTTCTCGCCCGGCGGATCAAAATAAATTTAATAATGAACTTGGCGGTCGAGAGTAG
- a CDS encoding DUF86 domain-containing protein, giving the protein MSDKKIIYRLELAVEKIDQVFEICKPKGVTAALEDELLAKPAIMKHIDVVYQQFKKLEEAQEYHILDKFKKEDIKGIRDIRNWSSHNYDNIQNEIIEDVIRTDLPNLKENLQKVIKETKQELCEDLQKKIDRFVKKQNILTPQAKSDLGADIQKGYNDLRKNGLELDKSYADKLKGIIKSNSNENVK; this is encoded by the coding sequence ATGTCTGATAAAAAAATTATATATCGATTAGAACTGGCGGTAGAAAAAATAGATCAAGTATTTGAAATTTGTAAGCCCAAAGGCGTTACAGCAGCACTAGAAGACGAGCTGCTTGCAAAGCCAGCGATAATGAAACATATCGACGTCGTATACCAGCAATTTAAGAAGCTTGAAGAAGCGCAGGAATACCATATATTAGATAAATTTAAAAAAGAAGATATAAAAGGGATAAGAGATATCAGAAATTGGTCTTCTCACAATTATGACAATATACAAAACGAGATCATAGAAGACGTTATACGCACAGATCTTCCTAATCTCAAAGAAAATCTTCAGAAAGTCATAAAAGAAACGAAGCAAGAGCTGTGCGAAGATTTACAAAAAAAGATCGATCGCTTCGTTAAGAAGCAGAATATTTTAACCCCGCAAGCCAAGAGCGATCTTGGGGCAGATATTCAAAAAGGCTACAACGACTTACGAAAAAATGGACTTGAGCTTGATAAATCATATGCAGACAAGCTCAAGGGCATCATCAAAAGCAACTCGAACGAAAACGTAAAATAA
- a CDS encoding nucleotidyltransferase family protein — MKTTLPDLTKESILAYLSELKPGLEKDGIQKIGLFGSYAKGYAGEDSDIDIVVLADKKDFLDRLHAFKALAYLNDLKEQIAGKFHKSVDICDFYSEQKMQDDKIVRGAIYV, encoded by the coding sequence ATGAAGACGACGTTACCCGATTTAACCAAAGAATCGATACTCGCATATCTATCCGAGCTCAAGCCGGGTCTTGAAAAAGACGGCATCCAAAAGATAGGACTTTTCGGAAGCTATGCCAAAGGTTATGCGGGTGAAGACTCGGATATAGATATAGTCGTTTTGGCCGACAAAAAGGACTTTTTGGATAGACTGCACGCGTTTAAAGCGCTTGCGTATTTAAATGATTTAAAAGAGCAGATCGCGGGCAAATTTCATAAATCGGTAGATATTTGCGATTTCTATTCTGAACAAAAAATGCAAGACGACAAGATAGTGAGGGGAGCGATTTATGTCTGA